From one Larimichthys crocea isolate SSNF chromosome XVIII, L_crocea_2.0, whole genome shotgun sequence genomic stretch:
- the stx19 gene encoding syntaxin-19 yields the protein MRDRLEELQLKARDFSEAESENNSPFSAEGDNDDSVAVEVITPQAVVFEEEPIIENFLSEAQQIRDDITVLDIEVLKFTQQQRTLVATMRRFSVMKKESSITRDIKLQAESLHRRLDALSKQVQRTEDLQGPTAVTTRIQRSQHAALYRKFQQVMLQYNEGLLTKQDRCKHFIIRQLEVSGRDVTEEEVNEMVATGKWEVFNENLLNDARITRSQLSEIEQRHKELLSLESNMKELRDLFMDIFMLVEEQGAYIEHIQTNVERTQDYVATSNEKFKLAARYKKKNPLRQLCCCCCPPWRCCL from the exons ATGAGGGACCGtttggaggagctgcagctgaaggCTAGAGACTTTTCTGAGGCAGAAAGTGAGAATAACAGCCCTTTCTCAGCGGAGGGTGATAATGATGACTCTGTGGCGGTCGAGGTCATAACGCCACAGGCTGTGGTATTCGAGGAGGAGCCAATCATTGAGAATTTTCTGTCTGAGGCTCAGCAAATCCGAGATGATATCACGGTGCTGGATATAGAG GTCCTTAAGTTCACCCAGCAGCAAAGGACCCTGGTGGCAACAATGCGTCGTTTCAGCGTGATGAAAAAGGAGAGCAGCATAACCCGGGATATCAAGCTCCAGGCTGAAAGCCTCCACCGACGCTTAGATGCCCTTTCAAAACAGGTCCAAAGGACAGAGGACCTGCAGGGACCCACTGCTGTTACAACAAGAATACAACGCTCCCAGCATGCAGCACTGTACCGCAAATTTCAGCAG GTAATGCTGCAGTATAATGAAGGACTGCTGACCAAGCAGGACCGTTGTAAGCACTTCATTATTCGGCAGCTGGAGGTATCGGGAAGGGACGTGACGGAGGAAGAGGTGAATGAGATGGTGGCCACAGGAAAATGGGAGGTCTTCAATGAGAACCTGCTGAATGATGCCAGAATCACACGGTCGCAACTATCTGAGATTGAACAGCGACACAAG GAGTTGTTGAGCCTGGAGAGCAATATGAAGGAGCTGAGGGACCTGTTCATGGACATTTTCATGCTGGTGGAAGAACAAGGAGCCTACATTGAACACATCCAGACCAATGTGGAGAGGACACAGGATTATGTGGCTACATCTAATGAGAAGTTCAAGTTGGCAGCCAGatacaagaagaagaacccACTTCGACAgctatgctgctgctgctgccctcccTGGAGATGCTGCTTATAA